Proteins encoded in a region of the Spirochaeta lutea genome:
- a CDS encoding UvrD-helicase domain-containing protein — MSRFNDDQMAAVQLRRNGVCAAGAGAGKTTVLTERFLTLLAQEGVGVDQILTLTFTRKASQEMYERIYRQLSKRKDEHPAWMKGFLEFERGQISTLDSFCTQIVRSGAPRFGIPSSFTVDEGRLLSLVHQAVQGFLLHNGDDPVMHRWVQAFGVQGVIDQVLQPLGMELTVPGNLVSSVPAAAEEDLQALETQLIGSIDRMAEQAREARKLLEQGYEDLIAQNPAKAKKPPANLLENMDFLGQMEQWEGAVLFRDCLEPDFSWPEVPKPVMRRTGFPESLTAGIKVYREIWDSYKALPGIIRVLVNRGDLIHVSGLLEDLRQEIVAQKRAQGILSFSDLTILSIAILQEDTDLADFYRRRFRYIMIDEFQDNNDLQRRLLFLLAAEPGFSEDRIPRGDEIRQDVLFFVGDEKQSIYQFRGADVRVFKQLKEELAGGQIMLGTNYRSHPQLIRYFNTLFSRVFSHHPMMDPAYQAFEAEFRPIQSRPDTDQAPPGLLEFWLQPDYRSFPGPGRDSSDDPSDDPSDGSDGSAEPLSPGETEALAVARRITRLIQEKTPVWDRDLQTLRPVRYEDIGILYKSGSRQMDLERMLRYHGIPYRLKQVRSLFLDALAHDFYAMLQLVVYPTDTEAWAGASRSPFLNLSYQGLDELLEWVRAQKHIRPRQLLSQDTQHAAIPEFSQPADRHNWQSFQALYASLLEAADLKEPGTLGDILWIQGGYKGLVCSSPGNQVFLEHFDFFRAYLQAQADRPLAIILKDIRSNLGRFEKIDELPVLLPQARGVSIMSVHASKGLEFPVVILTNTGGGSMSDRAASQAGIVTRDGENRPRLLLNGGFTQGQAERNPHIEALARQKTFQDAAELRRLFYVACTRAEHHLFIFGTHNSQNKAGLTQEEYWSDQNNQNPRQPKTFLALLSWAYFARDEWPWKRQDTETPLEDLIPQQYRFSDGLVFHRIDQVTREQWQRYRRDLSAFVSQGDSNALASRIRRWQTNPAVRTTTDIQQSLRSSFPGDDAEDLRDTILSPWAEASPVQSSSLGAGNTKDRREEQQSWEGAQIVGSLSHWCIEVGIRTVVDSLGRLVHPGMSGDSFIERTGFTYEPPGEQDLIPRSLARALQQSRDPEALWEEGLTLARRFFDGTFWQGLGRRSGVYLYPELPVLFADPGTGEDRSTRRRESQGQSTDPGAGGVTTVKGFVRGIIDLVVDLPDQRLVVDFKTDHHLVPEHYRVQLALYSQAARNLRLPGYPDRGGSRGLPGESVSLGARLISLRSGEVFPLD; from the coding sequence ATGAGCCGGTTTAATGACGATCAGATGGCAGCGGTGCAGCTTCGACGGAACGGGGTTTGTGCAGCCGGTGCTGGGGCTGGTAAGACGACGGTGCTGACCGAGCGCTTTTTAACCCTCCTTGCCCAGGAAGGGGTAGGGGTGGATCAAATATTGACCCTGACCTTCACAAGAAAAGCAAGCCAGGAAATGTACGAACGGATCTATCGCCAGCTCTCCAAGCGGAAGGATGAACATCCCGCATGGATGAAGGGATTTTTGGAGTTCGAACGGGGGCAGATCAGCACCCTGGATAGCTTTTGTACCCAGATAGTCCGTTCCGGTGCGCCGCGCTTTGGAATCCCTTCAAGTTTTACCGTGGATGAGGGGCGGCTGTTGAGTCTGGTTCACCAGGCGGTGCAGGGGTTTCTGTTGCATAACGGTGATGATCCGGTGATGCATAGGTGGGTTCAGGCCTTCGGTGTTCAGGGGGTAATCGACCAGGTTTTACAGCCCCTGGGAATGGAGCTGACCGTACCCGGGAATCTCGTATCCTCGGTGCCGGCGGCGGCAGAGGAAGATCTCCAGGCATTGGAAACCCAGTTGATCGGGTCCATTGACAGAATGGCGGAACAGGCCCGGGAGGCACGGAAGCTCCTGGAGCAGGGATACGAGGATCTAATCGCCCAAAACCCGGCGAAGGCGAAAAAACCCCCTGCTAATCTCCTGGAGAACATGGATTTTCTAGGTCAGATGGAGCAGTGGGAGGGAGCTGTATTGTTCCGGGACTGTCTTGAACCGGATTTTAGCTGGCCCGAGGTTCCCAAACCGGTGATGCGCCGGACGGGGTTTCCCGAGAGCCTTACGGCCGGTATTAAGGTCTACCGTGAGATTTGGGACAGTTACAAGGCTCTGCCGGGGATCATCCGGGTGCTGGTAAATAGAGGGGACCTGATTCATGTATCGGGGCTGTTGGAGGATCTGCGCCAGGAGATTGTGGCCCAGAAGCGTGCCCAGGGGATTTTGTCCTTCTCAGACCTCACTATTCTATCCATCGCCATCCTCCAGGAGGATACCGACCTGGCTGATTTTTACCGCCGGCGGTTTCGCTACATCATGATCGATGAGTTCCAGGATAACAACGACCTGCAGCGGAGGCTGTTATTTCTCCTGGCTGCTGAGCCCGGCTTTTCCGAGGACCGCATTCCCCGGGGTGACGAGATCCGTCAGGATGTCCTCTTTTTTGTGGGGGATGAAAAGCAGTCCATCTACCAGTTCAGGGGCGCGGATGTCCGGGTATTCAAACAGCTGAAGGAGGAGCTCGCCGGCGGCCAGATTATGCTTGGTACAAACTACCGCAGCCATCCTCAGTTGATCCGGTATTTTAATACCCTGTTCTCCCGGGTGTTTTCCCACCATCCCATGATGGACCCGGCCTACCAGGCCTTTGAGGCAGAGTTCCGTCCGATCCAATCCCGGCCGGATACCGATCAGGCGCCGCCTGGGCTGCTGGAGTTCTGGCTTCAGCCGGATTATCGATCATTTCCGGGGCCGGGTAGGGATTCCAGTGACGATCCCAGTGACGATCCCAGTGACGGTTCGGACGGAAGCGCCGAACCCCTATCGCCCGGGGAAACCGAGGCCCTGGCGGTCGCCAGAAGGATCACCCGGCTGATCCAGGAGAAAACCCCGGTTTGGGACAGGGATTTGCAGACCCTGCGACCGGTCCGATACGAGGATATCGGTATTCTGTACAAGTCCGGTTCCCGGCAGATGGACCTGGAACGGATGCTCAGGTATCACGGCATTCCCTACCGGCTTAAGCAGGTTCGGTCTCTGTTTCTGGATGCCCTGGCCCACGATTTCTACGCCATGCTTCAGCTGGTGGTGTATCCCACCGACACCGAGGCCTGGGCAGGCGCGTCCCGCAGCCCGTTTCTGAATCTATCCTACCAGGGCTTGGATGAACTCCTGGAATGGGTCCGGGCTCAAAAGCACATCCGGCCCCGTCAGCTCCTTTCCCAGGACACCCAACACGCCGCCATTCCCGAATTCTCCCAACCGGCCGACCGGCACAACTGGCAGAGCTTCCAGGCACTCTACGCCAGCCTTCTGGAAGCCGCAGACCTCAAGGAACCCGGCACCCTCGGGGACATCCTCTGGATTCAGGGCGGCTACAAGGGATTAGTCTGCAGCTCCCCGGGAAACCAGGTATTCCTGGAGCACTTTGATTTCTTCCGTGCCTATCTCCAGGCCCAGGCGGACCGACCCCTGGCGATAATTTTGAAGGATATCCGAAGCAACCTCGGCAGGTTTGAAAAAATCGACGAGCTGCCGGTACTGCTTCCCCAGGCCAGGGGAGTTTCCATCATGAGCGTTCATGCCAGCAAAGGCCTGGAATTCCCCGTGGTCATCCTCACCAACACCGGGGGAGGGAGTATGTCCGACCGGGCCGCCAGCCAGGCGGGTATTGTGACCAGGGACGGGGAAAACCGCCCCCGGCTTCTGCTCAACGGCGGATTTACCCAGGGCCAGGCGGAACGCAATCCCCATATTGAGGCCCTGGCCCGGCAGAAAACCTTTCAGGATGCCGCCGAACTGCGCAGGCTCTTCTACGTTGCCTGTACCCGTGCGGAGCACCATCTGTTCATCTTCGGTACTCACAATAGCCAAAACAAGGCCGGTCTTACCCAGGAAGAGTATTGGAGCGATCAAAACAACCAGAATCCCCGGCAGCCCAAGACCTTTTTAGCCCTCCTGTCCTGGGCCTACTTTGCCCGGGATGAATGGCCCTGGAAGCGTCAGGATACCGAGACCCCGCTGGAGGACCTAATTCCCCAGCAGTATAGGTTTTCAGACGGTTTGGTCTTCCATCGGATCGATCAGGTGACCCGTGAACAGTGGCAGAGGTACCGGCGGGATCTGTCGGCGTTTGTTTCTCAAGGTGATTCCAATGCCCTGGCATCCCGCATCCGTCGGTGGCAAACAAACCCGGCAGTGCGGACCACCACGGATATTCAGCAGAGTCTACGAAGCTCCTTCCCCGGGGATGACGCCGAGGATCTCCGGGACACCATTCTATCGCCCTGGGCCGAAGCGTCCCCCGTCCAGTCGAGCAGCCTTGGGGCCGGTAACACCAAGGATCGCCGGGAGGAACAGCAGTCCTGGGAGGGGGCTCAGATTGTAGGCAGTCTCAGCCACTGGTGCATTGAGGTTGGGATACGGACTGTCGTGGATAGTTTGGGACGTCTTGTACATCCGGGAATGTCGGGTGATTCCTTCATTGAGCGGACGGGCTTCACCTACGAACCCCCCGGCGAGCAGGATCTCATCCCCCGGTCCCTTGCCAGGGCATTACAGCAGTCCCGGGATCCAGAAGCGCTCTGGGAGGAGGGGTTGACCCTGGCTCGGAGATTTTTTGACGGCACCTTCTGGCAGGGGTTGGGACGACGCTCCGGAGTATATCTCTACCCGGAGCTTCCAGTGCTCTTTGCCGACCCCGGAACCGGTGAGGACCGGTCTACCCGCCGCCGGGAATCTCAAGGCCAATCGACCGACCCCGGGGCCGGCGGGGTAACCACGGTGAAGGGGTTTGTCCGGGGGATTATAGACTTGGTGGTGGATCTGCCGGATCAGCGGTTGGTGGTGGATTTTAAAACGGACCACCACCTGGTTCCGGAGCATTACCGGGTTCAGCTTGCCCTGTACTCCCAGGCTGCCCGTAATCTCCGGCTGCCGGGTTATCCGGACCGGGGAGGGAGCCGGGGTCTGCCCGGGGAGTCGGTCTCCCTGGGTGCCCGGCTCATCTCCCTGCGAAGCGGGGAGGTGTTTCCCCTGGACTGA
- a CDS encoding beta-ketoacyl-ACP synthase III has product MNAYIRSLGAYLPRRIMTNNDLAKVVDTSDEWIFSHTGIRERRIAEPEQAASDLGVHAARAALERGTLLSPDGQAIDPQDIDLILLATSTPDYIGLPSTACVVQDRLGIEKAGAVDMVAACSGFIYALETARNYVESGSARNVLVIGAEVYSKIVNWKDRSTCVLFGDGAGAALVSPSPEGSSSRIMRSVLGSRGSGVEHLLRKAGGTRKAFVPGETPEEELYLSMNGRQVYIFAVQAIIDTIKELLEINGLTFDQIDHVVPHQANRRIIEASCKRTGWPEEKFFMNMDRFANTSAASIPIALDEMISKGILTRGQTVLTIGFGSGLTYGGNLLVF; this is encoded by the coding sequence GTGAATGCCTATATTAGAAGTTTAGGCGCATATCTGCCCCGGCGGATAATGACGAACAACGACCTCGCCAAGGTGGTAGACACCTCGGATGAGTGGATTTTCAGCCACACGGGCATCAGAGAACGGCGAATTGCAGAGCCCGAACAAGCCGCCAGCGATCTGGGCGTCCACGCGGCCCGGGCGGCTCTGGAACGCGGAACACTGTTATCCCCGGACGGTCAAGCCATCGACCCCCAGGACATAGACCTGATCCTATTAGCAACCTCGACCCCCGACTATATCGGCCTACCCTCCACGGCCTGCGTTGTTCAGGACCGCCTTGGGATAGAAAAGGCCGGAGCGGTGGACATGGTTGCCGCCTGCTCAGGATTCATTTATGCCTTGGAAACCGCCCGGAATTACGTCGAATCAGGATCGGCTCGGAACGTCCTGGTAATCGGCGCGGAGGTGTACAGTAAAATCGTAAACTGGAAGGACCGGTCCACCTGCGTACTCTTCGGCGACGGGGCAGGCGCCGCCCTGGTCAGCCCCAGCCCCGAGGGCTCGAGCTCCCGGATCATGCGGTCGGTTCTGGGATCCCGGGGAAGCGGGGTGGAGCATCTCCTCCGCAAGGCAGGGGGCACCCGCAAGGCCTTCGTGCCCGGCGAAACCCCGGAAGAGGAGCTGTACCTTTCCATGAATGGGCGGCAGGTCTACATTTTTGCAGTCCAGGCGATCATCGACACCATCAAAGAACTCCTGGAGATTAACGGCCTGACCTTCGACCAGATCGATCACGTAGTCCCCCACCAGGCAAACCGCCGGATTATAGAAGCCAGCTGTAAGCGCACCGGCTGGCCGGAGGAAAAGTTCTTCATGAACATGGACCGCTTCGCCAATACCAGCGCCGCCAGCATTCCCATTGCTCTGGACGAGATGATTTCTAAAGGGATTCTAACGCGCGGCCAAACAGTCCTGACCATAGGATTCGGCTCCGGGCTAACCTACGGGGGCAATCTCCTGGTGTTCTAA